Genomic DNA from Deltaproteobacteria bacterium CG11_big_fil_rev_8_21_14_0_20_49_13:
GAAAGGTTTGGAGCTTGGCGACGTAAGGATGTCGTTTCGGGCCTCGTATCCAGAGGTGAAGATAAAGCTGGTGATCGGTAAAACAGAAGAAGAGCTAAAAAAAACAGAGATGCTGATCAGGAAACGGCTGGGCGATCATATATTCGGCGAGAACGATGATACACTTGAAGCGGTGGTCGGAAAGCTCCTGCAGAAAAAGAAGATGACCCTAGCCGTTGCCGAATCGTGTACGGGCGGGCGGATTGCTAACCTGTTAACCGATGTTCCGGGCGCATCGCAGTGGTTCGAACGCGGCATTATTTCATATTCCAATGTTTCAAAGACAGATATGCTGGGGGTCAAAGAGGAAACCATCAAAGAGCATGGCGCCGTGAGCGAAGAGTGCGCAAAAGAGATGGCCGAAGGCGTTCGTAAGGTTAGCGGCGCTTCTCTGGGCCTTTCTGTTACCGGCGTTGCGGGGCCGTCAGGCGGCACAAAAGAGAATCCTCTGGGCACGGTTCATATTGCCCTTGCAAGCGAAAGCAGAACAAGGCATATAAGTTACTGTCACCCTCGTGAGCGCGACCTGTTCAAGGCGTTGACCTCATATGAGGCGCTTGATCTTGTAAGAAGATATCTATTATGACGAAAATTCGTTCATTCCTCGCATTTGATATTCCGCCCGAGGTGAAACAGAAGCTTTCGCGCCTCATCTCGGACTTTTCCAAGAAAGAGAAGGGAGTGAAGTGGCTCAACGCTTCACTGCTTCACGTTACCATGAAGTTCTTCGGCGATGTTGAAGAAGAACTGCTCATGGGTGACATTGTAGATTCCATAGGATCCGTTACAAGTTCTTGTGCTCCGGTATCGCTTGATTGTCAGGGGCTTGGGGTCTTTCCTAACTGGAAATATCCAAATGTCATCTGGGCGGGATTTTTGGGCGATGTTGAGCTGGTCCTTTCGATGCAGGCAGAACTAGAAAAGGCGCTCGCAAAATATCCCATTAAAAAGGACGATCGGGCGTTCAGACTTCACCTGACCATCGGTCGCGCGAAAGAGTTGAAGAGCACGAGCCTTCTTATGAAGCAGATAAATGAGCTGGGTCCCATCAGCTTTGGCAAGGTGGTGATAGATCATCTTACATTATACAAAAGTGTGTTGACAAAAGAGGGAAGTGTTTATACGGCCCTGAAGAAATTCGATCTAAAGAAGGACGAAGCCAGAAACCGGAAGTCAGATGTCAGATCTCAGACCTCCGACACCTGACATCAAACTATAACAAAGGAGATATTATATGGAAACCGTAACCCAGGCAAACGCGGGGAGCCGCGAGAAGACGATCGGCGTTGCAATAGCAACGATCGAAAAGCAGTTCGGAAAGGGCGCCATTATGCGCCTCGGAAAGGACGA
This window encodes:
- a CDS encoding competence/damage-inducible protein A translates to MCVMKIAIVTTGDEIMSGNVVDTNSAWLADKCWMLGHEVVWHGGVPDREDAIGEMCKLAAEYAEIVFVSGGLGATLDDITVESAAKAFGKKLILHEDIWNGIQAFFKKVGRECTDNNKRQSYIPEGGKPLTNRVGTAPGVQVKLGPAIFFFLPGVPRELYQIFNDSIFPWLKEKAGEHIYSQKFLRCFGIPEASFDERLKGLELGDVRMSFRASYPEVKIKLVIGKTEEELKKTEMLIRKRLGDHIFGENDDTLEAVVGKLLQKKKMTLAVAESCTGGRIANLLTDVPGASQWFERGIISYSNVSKTDMLGVKEETIKEHGAVSEECAKEMAEGVRKVSGASLGLSVTGVAGPSGGTKENPLGTVHIALASESRTRHISYCHPRERDLFKALTSYEALDLVRRYLL
- a CDS encoding RNA 2',3'-cyclic phosphodiesterase; amino-acid sequence: MTKIRSFLAFDIPPEVKQKLSRLISDFSKKEKGVKWLNASLLHVTMKFFGDVEEELLMGDIVDSIGSVTSSCAPVSLDCQGLGVFPNWKYPNVIWAGFLGDVELVLSMQAELEKALAKYPIKKDDRAFRLHLTIGRAKELKSTSLLMKQINELGPISFGKVVIDHLTLYKSVLTKEGSVYTALKKFDLKKDEARNRKSDVRSQTSDT